One genomic region from Cloacibacillus sp. encodes:
- a CDS encoding prepilin-type N-terminal cleavage/methylation domain-containing protein, which produces MRRRGFSLPETLIAAVLLTVGVAAVAATIILSLRMIADSEAVTTAQQTLRNDAEKYLLKISLLHEDAPEISDK; this is translated from the coding sequence GTGAGAAGGCGCGGATTTTCGCTCCCAGAGACGCTTATCGCGGCCGTCCTGCTCACGGTGGGAGTGGCGGCGGTGGCTGCCACCATCATTCTCTCGCTACGCATGATAGCGGATTCAGAGGCCGTCACCACAGCTCAACAGACGCTGAGAAACGACGCGGAAAAATATCTGTTAAAAATAAGCCTGCTCCACGAAGACGCCCCCGAAATTTCGGACAAG